One genomic window of Elaeis guineensis isolate ETL-2024a chromosome 2, EG11, whole genome shotgun sequence includes the following:
- the LOC105042193 gene encoding protein SPEAR3, whose protein sequence is MDSSYFGELGLGSGRSGSSRKGKKNTSEKPKQPQRGLGVAQLEKIRLQHQMAEYLPFLQSPSHSNLRMDDMRVDMAFSSSPSSSNMVSPSVVPLHPNTMMSYGDTERRTGVTYGEFHSSPPSRPLSNHDTTSQPHHCSPPTVTRPLWEQTMENSSQKKPRHDRSCSTGSMSQKSDSSDTQEIDLELRLSI, encoded by the exons ATGGACAGCAGTTATTTTGGTGAATTGGGATTGGGAAGTGGAAGATCTGGTTCCTCTCGAAAGGGGAAGAAAAACACTTCAGAGAAACCCAAGCAACCCCAGAGAGGACTTGGAGTGGCTCAGCTGGAGAAGATCAGATTGCAACATCAAATGGCCGAATATCTTCCCTTCCTTCAGTCCCCATCTCATAGTAATCTCAGAATG GATGACATGCGAGTAGATATGGCATTTTCATCATCTCCCTCTTCCTCAAATATGGTCTCACCATCAGTTGTCCCTCTTCATCCAAACACCAtg ATGAGTTATGGGGACACTGAAAGAAGAACAGGTGTCACATATGGTGAATTCCACTCGAGTCCTCCATCCAG GCCCCTCTCAAATCATGATACGACCTCTCAACCCCATCATTGTTCACCACCGACTGTAACACGACCCCTCTGGGAACAAACAATGGAG AATTCTTCTCAGAAGAAGCCGCGGCATGATCGAAGCTGCTCAACCGGTTCCATGAGTCAGAAATCTGATTCAAGTGACACACAAGAAATAGATCTAGAGCTTAGATTATCAATATAG
- the LOC105042202 gene encoding uncharacterized protein, with protein MGADVEKMIGVGLVWGATNAVMRRGALIWDQKRSAAPPDGRRGLLGPVRQWLDLLLTWQYSVPFIINLSASGAFFYILGGAPISVAVPVTNATTFAATAVVAMLLGEEMRVGHALFGTALIVLGVWICIT; from the coding sequence ATGGGAGCCGATGTCGAGAAGATGATCGGCGTCGGGCTTGTCTGGGGCGCCACCAACGCCGTCATGCGCCGCGGCGCTCTTATCTGGGACCAGAAACGCTCAGCGGCGCCGCCGGATGGCCGCCGCGGCCTTCTCGGACCCGTCCGCCAGTGGCTCGACCTCCTTCTAACCTGGCAGTACTCCGTCCCTTTCATCATAAATCTCTCCGCCTCCGGCGCCTTCTTCTACATCCTCGGCGGCGCCCCGATCTCCGTCGCTGTGCCGGTGACCAACGCCACCACCTTCGCCGCCACCGCCGTCGTCGCCATGCTCCTCGGCGAAGAGATGCGGGTCGGGCATGCACTCTTTGGTACCGCTCTTATCGTTCTGGGTGTTTGGATTTGTATCACATGA